A genomic window from Streptomyces sp. MST-110588 includes:
- a CDS encoding thiamine ABC transporter substrate-binding protein, translating into MTTTSRIAATALAAALGMAMLTACGGSSGDGGGTDAKTVTLVSHDSFNVSQSVLEEFTRQTGYKVRELKGGDAGKAVNQAILSKANPQGDVFFGIDNILLSRGLKEDIFSPYKAKGLENVPQELQLDAAHKRVTPVDYGDVCVNYDRAYFTRHKIAPPKTFEDLIKPEYKNLLVTENSATSSPGLAFQLGTIAAYGEGKWQDYWKKLKANGVEVVDGWEQAYTERFSGTAAGKGKGDKPLVVSYASSPPSEVLDKKPRPEQAPTGVAAGTCFRQVEFAGLLKGAKNEKGGKALLDFLLSKKFQEDVPLKMFVNPARTDAKVPPLFTKYGEKIDKPWTVAPQDITDHREQWIKQWSSLVLK; encoded by the coding sequence GTGACCACCACCAGCAGGATCGCCGCCACCGCGCTCGCCGCGGCACTCGGCATGGCCATGCTCACCGCATGCGGCGGTTCCAGCGGTGACGGCGGCGGTACGGACGCCAAGACCGTCACCCTCGTCAGCCATGACTCCTTCAACGTCTCCCAATCCGTCCTGGAGGAGTTCACCCGGCAGACCGGGTACAAGGTCCGCGAGCTCAAGGGCGGGGACGCCGGCAAGGCCGTCAACCAGGCGATCCTCTCCAAGGCGAACCCGCAGGGCGATGTGTTCTTCGGGATCGACAACATCCTGCTCTCGCGTGGCCTGAAGGAGGACATCTTCAGCCCCTACAAGGCCAAGGGCCTGGAGAACGTTCCCCAGGAGCTGCAACTGGACGCGGCGCACAAGAGGGTCACTCCGGTCGACTACGGTGACGTCTGCGTCAACTACGACCGCGCCTACTTCACCCGGCACAAGATCGCGCCGCCGAAGACCTTCGAGGACCTGATCAAGCCCGAGTACAAGAACCTGCTGGTCACCGAGAACTCCGCCACCTCCTCGCCCGGACTGGCCTTCCAGCTCGGCACCATCGCCGCCTACGGCGAGGGCAAGTGGCAGGACTACTGGAAGAAGCTCAAGGCCAACGGTGTCGAGGTCGTCGACGGCTGGGAGCAGGCGTACACCGAGCGTTTCTCGGGCACGGCGGCGGGGAAGGGCAAGGGCGACAAGCCCCTGGTGGTGTCGTACGCCTCCAGCCCGCCCTCCGAGGTGCTGGACAAGAAGCCCCGGCCCGAGCAGGCGCCGACCGGGGTCGCGGCCGGGACGTGCTTCCGGCAGGTGGAATTCGCGGGCCTGCTCAAGGGCGCGAAGAACGAGAAGGGCGGCAAGGCGCTGCTGGACTTCCTGCTGAGCAAGAAGTTCCAGGAGGACGTGCCGCTGAAGATGTTCGTCAACCCCGCGCGTACGGACGCCAAGGTGCCGCCGTTGTTCACCAAGTACGGCGAGAAGATCGACAAGCCGTGGACGGTGGCTCCGCAGGACATCACCGACCACCGTGAACAGTGGATCAAGCAGTGGTCCTCCCTCGTCCTGAAGTAA
- a CDS encoding RidA family protein, which produces MMSVSSVERSGRTSGEGGEGEGAGKAGASRIEGIEKVATTPDWYAPYKISQAVKAGGVIYVSGQAGIDEQGRTVSDDFLAQGRQAFANVEKVLAAAGASLGDVVRVGIFVTDMEADLDKVIALREEFLSEPYPADTLLEVSSLARPDWRIEIEAMALAR; this is translated from the coding sequence ATGATGTCCGTCAGCAGCGTTGAGCGAAGCGGTCGTACGTCCGGGGAAGGCGGCGAGGGGGAGGGTGCAGGGAAGGCGGGTGCATCGAGGATCGAGGGGATCGAGAAAGTCGCCACTACGCCGGACTGGTACGCGCCCTACAAGATCTCCCAGGCGGTGAAGGCGGGCGGTGTCATCTACGTCTCCGGCCAGGCGGGGATCGACGAGCAGGGACGGACGGTCTCGGACGACTTCCTGGCGCAGGGGCGGCAGGCGTTCGCCAATGTGGAGAAGGTCCTCGCCGCGGCCGGGGCATCGCTCGGCGACGTGGTGAGGGTCGGCATCTTCGTCACCGACATGGAAGCCGACCTCGACAAGGTCATCGCGTTGCGCGAGGAGTTCCTCTCGGAGCCCTATCCGGCGGACACGCTCCTTGAGGTGTCGTCATTGGCCCGGCCGGACTGGCGAATAGAGATAGAGGCCATGGCCCTCGCCCGCTGA
- a CDS encoding iron ABC transporter permease: MALPLLFFAVFFAYPVLAIVGRGLKDGGQWQLGRIATVLGDPDVLHVLWFTIWQAAASTGLTLLIALPGAYVFARFDFPGKHLLRAVVTIPFVLPTVVVGSAFLALVGRGGVLDDLWGLRLDTSVWAILLAHVFFNYAVVVRTVGGLWSQLDPRQEEAARVLGAGRFAAWRRVTLPALGPAVAAAALMVFLFTFTSFGVVQILGGPAFSTLEVEIYRQTADFLDLPTAAVLTLLQFAAVLALLALHAWTVRRREATLKLVDAAGTARRPRGTGQWTLLWGTLAVIAVLLLLPLAVLIERSFAGPDGYGLDFYQALRSAASADSTFAVAPLEAVGNSLAYGAVATVIALTVGGLAAAALTLRWPRTASDDGSRTAGRLVRGFDALLMLPLGVSAVTVGFGFLITLDKPPLDLRSSWWLVPLAQALVGVPFVVRTMLPVLRAVDDRLREAAAVLGASPWRVWREVDLPLVRRALLIAAGFAFAVSLGEFGATVFIARPDAPTLPVAVARLLGRAGELNYGQAMALSTILMVVCAGALLVLERMRTDQSGEF, encoded by the coding sequence ATGGCCCTGCCGCTCCTCTTCTTCGCCGTCTTCTTCGCCTACCCGGTCCTGGCGATCGTCGGCCGTGGATTGAAGGACGGCGGGCAGTGGCAACTCGGCCGGATCGCCACCGTGCTCGGCGACCCGGACGTACTGCACGTGCTGTGGTTCACGATCTGGCAGGCGGCGGCCTCCACCGGACTCACGCTCCTGATCGCACTCCCCGGCGCGTATGTCTTCGCGCGCTTCGATTTCCCCGGAAAGCATCTGCTGCGGGCGGTGGTGACGATCCCGTTCGTCCTGCCGACCGTGGTCGTGGGCTCGGCCTTCCTGGCGCTGGTCGGGCGCGGCGGGGTCCTGGACGACCTATGGGGTCTGCGCCTGGACACCTCCGTATGGGCGATTCTGCTGGCGCACGTCTTCTTCAACTACGCGGTGGTCGTACGGACCGTCGGCGGGCTGTGGAGCCAGTTGGACCCACGGCAGGAGGAGGCGGCGCGGGTCCTGGGCGCCGGGCGGTTCGCGGCCTGGCGGCGGGTGACCCTGCCCGCCCTCGGACCTGCCGTGGCCGCCGCCGCCCTGATGGTGTTCCTGTTCACCTTCACCTCCTTCGGCGTGGTGCAGATCCTGGGCGGCCCGGCCTTCTCCACACTGGAGGTGGAGATCTACCGGCAGACCGCCGACTTCCTGGACCTGCCGACCGCGGCAGTGCTGACGCTGCTCCAGTTCGCGGCGGTGCTGGCCCTGCTGGCGCTGCACGCATGGACCGTACGCAGACGGGAAGCGACCCTGAAACTCGTCGACGCGGCCGGCACCGCGCGGCGACCCAGGGGCACCGGCCAGTGGACGCTGCTGTGGGGCACACTCGCGGTCATCGCGGTGCTGCTCCTGCTGCCCCTGGCGGTGCTGATCGAGCGGTCCTTCGCCGGTCCTGACGGGTACGGCCTAGACTTCTACCAGGCGCTGCGCTCCGCCGCGTCCGCCGACAGCACCTTCGCCGTGGCACCACTGGAAGCCGTGGGCAACTCACTGGCCTATGGGGCCGTGGCGACGGTGATCGCGCTGACCGTGGGCGGCCTGGCGGCAGCGGCGCTGACGCTCCGCTGGCCCCGTACGGCCTCGGACGACGGCTCCCGTACGGCCGGACGGCTCGTACGAGGTTTCGATGCGCTGCTGATGCTGCCACTCGGCGTTTCGGCTGTGACCGTCGGCTTTGGTTTTTTGATCACTCTCGACAAGCCACCGCTGGATCTGCGCTCTTCATGGTGGCTGGTGCCACTGGCGCAGGCCCTGGTGGGCGTGCCGTTCGTCGTACGGACCATGCTTCCCGTACTGCGCGCGGTGGACGACCGCCTGCGGGAGGCGGCGGCGGTGCTGGGCGCCTCGCCGTGGCGCGTGTGGCGGGAGGTCGATCTGCCGCTGGTACGGCGGGCCCTGCTCATCGCGGCGGGCTTCGCCTTCGCGGTCTCACTCGGGGAGTTCGGGGCGACCGTGTTCATCGCCCGGCCGGACGCGCCGACCCTGCCGGTGGCCGTGGCACGGCTGCTGGGGCGCGCCGGGGAACTCAATTACGGGCAGGCGATGGCCCTGTCGACCATCTTGATGGTGGTGTGCGCGGGCGCCCTGCTGGTGCTGGAGCGGATGCGTACCGACCAGTCGGGGGAGTTCTAG
- a CDS encoding ABC transporter ATP-binding protein, with protein sequence MALLRLEQVTVRFGRSGARPALDALDLDVAAHEIVCVLGPSGSGKSTLLRVVAGLQPADEGRVFLEGRDQSGVPTHRRGVGLMFQDHQLFPQRDVGGNVAFGLRMRGASRADQERTVAELLDLVGLPGAQRRAVAALSGGEQQRVALARALAPRPRLLMLDEPLGQLDRGLRERLVVELRRVFGELGTTVLAVTHDQGEAFALADRVVVMQDGRIAQAGSPLEVWQRPATEFVARFLGFDNVVTATVRGEAADTPWGKLPVPARTPEGPCRLLVRPAGVRLTSPTDGLPCTVTARTFRGTHVALLLQPHQGLPLEAACPLPEAPAAGASVGVSFAAEDIVVLGR encoded by the coding sequence ATGGCGCTGCTGCGGCTGGAGCAGGTCACCGTCCGTTTCGGCAGGTCAGGCGCGCGTCCTGCGCTGGACGCGCTGGATCTGGACGTTGCCGCGCACGAGATCGTATGCGTCCTGGGGCCGAGCGGCAGCGGCAAGTCCACACTGCTGCGGGTCGTGGCGGGCCTGCAACCGGCTGACGAGGGACGGGTCTTCCTCGAAGGCCGGGACCAGTCGGGAGTGCCCACCCACCGGCGGGGTGTCGGACTGATGTTCCAGGACCACCAGCTCTTTCCGCAGCGCGATGTCGGCGGCAATGTCGCCTTCGGGCTGCGGATGCGCGGCGCCTCGCGCGCCGACCAGGAACGTACGGTCGCCGAACTGCTGGACCTGGTCGGCCTGCCGGGTGCGCAGCGGCGCGCCGTGGCGGCGCTGTCCGGCGGCGAACAGCAGCGGGTCGCGCTGGCCCGCGCGCTCGCGCCCCGGCCCCGGCTGCTGATGCTGGACGAGCCGCTCGGCCAACTCGACCGCGGCCTCCGTGAGCGCCTGGTCGTCGAACTGCGCCGGGTCTTCGGCGAACTGGGGACGACCGTGCTCGCCGTCACCCACGACCAGGGCGAGGCGTTCGCGCTCGCCGACCGTGTCGTGGTCATGCAGGACGGACGGATCGCACAGGCCGGCAGCCCACTGGAGGTCTGGCAGCGGCCCGCCACCGAATTCGTCGCCCGCTTCCTGGGCTTCGACAATGTCGTGACCGCGACGGTACGGGGCGAGGCCGCCGACACCCCCTGGGGCAAACTGCCCGTCCCCGCCCGCACCCCGGAAGGCCCCTGCCGCCTCCTCGTACGCCCGGCCGGCGTCCGGCTGACCTCCCCCACGGACGGCCTGCCCTGCACCGTCACCGCCCGCACCTTCCGCGGCACCCATGTGGCCCTCCTCCTCCAGCCTCATCAGGGCCTGCCCCTGGAAGCCGCCTGCCCCCTCCCCGAGGCCCCGGCCGCGGGCGCCTCGGTGGGCGTCAGCTTCGCGGCCGAGGACATCGTGGTGCTGGGCCGCTGA
- a CDS encoding LOG family protein, whose amino-acid sequence MESLKEFDHVAASGSLAGYRVQSVDLTDRTFALLSTDTSDAVFLGCPMESDAAAKVRAGGALVFPPIPGLPFDPYRGSLYGPDELFGGLEQGGYEATPDARAYRWYQRTKADGDIFASMLRSIHDDAVSDALDEHLYGARVVGVMGGHALERGSAAYAGAARLGRQLAREGLTVATGGGPGAMEAANLGAYSAPFQDAMLDEALGLLAKAPHFTPSVTNWARAAFDVRLQWPGGGDSIGIPTWFYGHEPPNAFAAHIAKYFVNAVREDGLLARSNAGVVFLPGAAGTVQEIFDNATPNYYGSRGGPTPMVLVDREHWTGKLPTWPLLQALAADRPMAARIALVDSVEEVPQALARLTTA is encoded by the coding sequence ATCGAATCGCTCAAGGAGTTCGACCATGTCGCCGCGTCGGGCAGCCTCGCCGGCTACCGCGTCCAGTCCGTCGACCTGACGGACCGTACGTTCGCGCTGCTCAGCACGGATACCTCCGACGCGGTCTTCCTCGGCTGCCCCATGGAGTCCGATGCCGCCGCCAAGGTGCGTGCCGGCGGGGCCCTGGTCTTCCCGCCGATACCCGGCCTGCCGTTCGACCCGTACCGGGGCAGCCTGTACGGGCCGGACGAACTCTTCGGAGGACTCGAACAAGGCGGCTACGAGGCGACACCGGACGCCCGTGCCTACCGCTGGTACCAGCGGACCAAGGCGGACGGCGACATCTTCGCCTCGATGCTGCGCAGTATCCACGACGACGCCGTCTCGGACGCGCTGGACGAACACCTCTACGGCGCCCGTGTCGTCGGAGTCATGGGCGGGCACGCGCTGGAGCGCGGTTCGGCCGCCTACGCCGGCGCAGCCCGCCTGGGCCGCCAACTGGCGCGCGAGGGTCTGACCGTCGCCACCGGCGGCGGCCCCGGCGCGATGGAGGCCGCCAACCTCGGCGCCTACTCCGCACCCTTCCAGGACGCGATGCTCGACGAGGCTCTCGGCCTGCTCGCCAAGGCCCCGCACTTCACGCCGTCGGTGACGAACTGGGCGCGGGCGGCTTTCGACGTACGTCTCCAGTGGCCGGGCGGCGGGGACTCGATCGGCATCCCGACCTGGTTCTACGGGCACGAGCCGCCGAACGCCTTCGCCGCGCACATCGCCAAGTACTTCGTGAATGCCGTACGTGAGGACGGCCTGCTGGCACGTTCCAACGCCGGTGTCGTCTTCCTTCCCGGTGCCGCCGGAACCGTACAGGAGATCTTCGACAACGCGACCCCGAACTACTACGGATCGCGGGGCGGGCCGACGCCGATGGTGCTGGTCGACCGTGAGCACTGGACCGGGAAGCTGCCCACCTGGCCGCTGCTCCAGGCGCTCGCTGCCGACCGCCCCATGGCGGCGCGCATCGCCCTGGTCGACTCCGTGGAGGAAGTCCCTCAGGCCCTGGCCCGGCTCACCACCGCCTGA
- a CDS encoding MarR family transcriptional regulator, with the protein MDAEHWDRFGTLHTRVEQELAKALQRHHRIGLSEYRALARLAEADDGELRMQELADLIGLNQSSVSRLASRLESSGFTRRDLCPKDRRGVYSVITEAGRAVHAQARPTYDEALRSALNAAAEDGHLGPLVESLRT; encoded by the coding sequence ATGGACGCGGAACACTGGGACCGGTTCGGCACTCTCCACACGCGCGTCGAGCAGGAGTTGGCCAAGGCACTGCAACGGCACCACCGCATCGGCCTGTCGGAATACCGGGCCCTGGCCCGGCTCGCCGAGGCCGACGACGGTGAGCTGCGGATGCAGGAACTCGCCGATCTCATCGGCCTCAACCAGAGTTCGGTGAGCCGGCTCGCCTCCCGTCTGGAGTCCTCCGGGTTCACCCGCCGCGATCTGTGCCCCAAGGACCGGCGCGGCGTCTACAGCGTCATCACCGAGGCGGGCCGCGCCGTCCACGCGCAAGCGCGCCCGACCTACGACGAGGCCCTGCGCTCGGCACTCAACGCCGCGGCCGAGGACGGGCACCTCGGCCCGCTCGTGGAGTCGCTTCGCACCTAA
- a CDS encoding DUF2268 domain-containing putative Zn-dependent protease (predicted Zn-dependent protease with a strongly conserved HExxH motif) produces MKIVVHDTASAMIDILQRPLEERPDALREMLSPLHGPMAARMGEVDLVQMHSMGAGFPFDRDDPRCLAAVRQMQDADVWSRIEDSLATARERLLAVPGIKTADTVHVVLILGNPDEDILMGDNSGYTGMGGFPGAIQLVMWPTETSLAKINHAAVHELHHNVRYANVVWDPMTVTVGEQVVAEGMAEAFVRELAGEEAMGPWATKLSGPELDDAYEKVTAAVDVSGMQNMPPYIYGDTIAQRMGAQPVGLPFAAGYAAGLRVADAHLAASGLTAAQSVALPARDILKNAGIATSA; encoded by the coding sequence ATGAAGATCGTTGTTCACGACACGGCGTCCGCCATGATCGACATCCTGCAGCGTCCGCTGGAGGAGCGGCCCGACGCCCTGCGAGAAATGCTCAGCCCGCTCCACGGCCCGATGGCCGCGAGAATGGGCGAGGTGGACCTCGTCCAGATGCACAGCATGGGCGCCGGCTTCCCCTTCGACCGTGATGACCCCCGCTGTCTGGCCGCTGTACGGCAGATGCAGGACGCGGATGTGTGGAGCCGGATCGAGGACTCCCTCGCCACCGCACGGGAGCGGCTCCTCGCGGTGCCCGGAATCAAGACCGCCGACACCGTGCACGTCGTCTTGATTCTCGGCAACCCCGATGAAGACATCCTGATGGGTGACAACTCCGGCTACACCGGCATGGGCGGTTTCCCGGGTGCGATCCAGCTCGTGATGTGGCCCACCGAGACCAGCCTGGCGAAGATCAACCACGCTGCCGTCCACGAGCTCCACCACAACGTGCGCTACGCCAATGTGGTCTGGGACCCGATGACGGTCACGGTGGGCGAACAGGTCGTGGCCGAAGGAATGGCCGAGGCGTTCGTACGGGAACTGGCGGGCGAAGAGGCCATGGGCCCTTGGGCGACAAAGCTGTCCGGTCCGGAGCTGGACGACGCCTACGAGAAGGTCACGGCCGCCGTCGACGTCTCCGGCATGCAGAACATGCCTCCGTACATTTACGGCGACACCATCGCACAGCGCATGGGGGCACAGCCTGTAGGACTGCCCTTTGCCGCCGGGTACGCGGCCGGCCTGCGGGTCGCGGACGCCCACTTGGCCGCCTCCGGTCTGACCGCCGCCCAGAGTGTCGCCCTGCCGGCCCGCGACATCCTCAAGAACGCCGGCATAGCGACCAGCGCCTGA
- the frr gene encoding ribosome recycling factor, with translation MIEEILLEAEEKMEKAVVVAKEDFAAIRTGRAHPAMFNKIVADYYGAMTPINQLASFSVPEPRMAVVTPFDKSALRNIEQAIRDSDLGVNPSNDGNIIRVNFPELTEQRRREYIKVARSKAEDSKISIRSVRRKAKETLDKLVKDKESGEDEVRRAEKELDDTTAKYVAQVDELLKHKESELLEV, from the coding sequence GTGATCGAAGAGATCCTCCTCGAGGCCGAGGAGAAGATGGAGAAGGCCGTCGTGGTCGCCAAGGAGGACTTCGCCGCGATCCGCACCGGGCGTGCGCACCCGGCGATGTTCAACAAGATCGTGGCGGACTACTACGGTGCCATGACGCCGATCAACCAGTTGGCATCGTTCTCGGTGCCCGAACCGCGGATGGCCGTCGTGACGCCGTTCGACAAGAGCGCGCTGCGCAACATCGAGCAGGCGATCCGCGACTCCGACCTCGGCGTCAACCCGAGCAACGACGGCAATATCATCCGGGTGAACTTCCCGGAGCTGACCGAGCAGCGCCGCCGGGAGTACATCAAGGTCGCCCGGAGCAAGGCCGAGGACTCGAAGATCTCGATCCGCAGCGTCCGGCGCAAGGCCAAGGAGACCCTCGACAAGCTCGTCAAGGACAAGGAGTCCGGCGAGGACGAGGTGCGCCGCGCCGAGAAGGAGCTCGACGACACCACCGCGAAGTACGTCGCGCAGGTGGACGAGCTCCTCAAGCACAAGGAATCCGAGCTCCTCGAGGTCTGA
- the rlmN gene encoding 23S rRNA (adenine(2503)-C(2))-methyltransferase RlmN has translation MPAPGELTFVAPRGAKKPPRHLADLAPAERREAVAAIGEKPFRAKQLSQHYFARYAHDPAQWTDIPAAAREKLAAELLPDLMSVVRHISCDDDTTRKTLWKLHDGTLVESVLMRYPDRVTMCISSQAGCGMNCPFCATGQAGLDRNLSTAEIVHQIVDGMRALRDGEVPGGPARLSNIVFMGMGEPLANYKRVVGAIRRLTDPEPDGLGLSQRGITVSTVGLVPAMLRFADEGFKCRLAVSLHAPDDELRDTLVPVNTRWKVREVLDAAWGYAEKSGRRISIEYALIRDINDQAWRGDLLGRLLKGKRVHVNLIPLNPTPGSKWTASRPEDEKAFVKAIESHGVPVTVRDTRGQEIDGACGQLAASER, from the coding sequence ATGCCTGCACCCGGAGAACTCACTTTCGTCGCGCCGCGCGGGGCCAAGAAGCCCCCGCGGCACCTTGCCGATCTCGCCCCCGCCGAGCGCCGTGAAGCGGTGGCCGCGATCGGTGAGAAGCCCTTCCGCGCCAAGCAACTGTCGCAGCACTACTTCGCCCGCTACGCGCACGACCCGGCGCAGTGGACCGACATCCCGGCCGCGGCGCGCGAGAAGCTGGCGGCGGAGCTGCTGCCGGACCTGATGAGTGTGGTGCGGCACATCTCGTGCGACGACGACACCACCCGTAAGACGCTGTGGAAGCTGCACGACGGCACGCTCGTGGAGTCCGTGCTGATGCGCTACCCGGACCGGGTGACGATGTGCATCAGCTCGCAGGCCGGATGCGGTATGAACTGCCCGTTCTGCGCGACCGGTCAGGCGGGGCTGGACCGTAACCTCTCGACCGCCGAGATCGTTCATCAGATTGTCGACGGCATGCGGGCGCTGCGGGACGGGGAGGTACCGGGCGGACCGGCGCGACTGTCCAACATCGTCTTCATGGGCATGGGCGAGCCGCTGGCGAACTACAAGCGGGTCGTGGGCGCGATCCGTCGGCTCACCGATCCCGAGCCGGACGGGCTGGGTCTCTCCCAGCGCGGCATCACCGTCTCGACGGTCGGTCTGGTCCCGGCGATGCTGCGGTTCGCGGACGAGGGCTTCAAGTGCCGGCTCGCGGTGTCGCTGCACGCCCCCGACGACGAGCTGCGCGACACGCTCGTACCGGTCAACACGCGCTGGAAGGTGCGCGAGGTCCTGGACGCGGCGTGGGGGTACGCGGAGAAGTCCGGCCGCCGGATCTCCATCGAGTACGCGCTGATCCGGGACATCAACGATCAGGCGTGGCGCGGTGACCTGCTGGGCCGGCTGCTCAAGGGCAAGCGCGTCCATGTCAACCTCATCCCGCTGAACCCGACCCCGGGCTCGAAGTGGACGGCTTCGCGGCCCGAGGACGAGAAGGCGTTCGTGAAGGCCATCGAGTCGCACGGCGTGCCGGTGACGGTACGGGACACCCGTGGCCAGGAGATCGATGGTGCCTGCGGCCAGCTCGCGGCCTCCGAGCGCTGA
- a CDS encoding phosphatidate cytidylyltransferase yields MNQSSWGAPPGAGHADPAGRAGRWGPPDQGPTPSLRGEAPPVPAGPAHEWAEAAQTRPMPIVPDAGGHQEDHREDRNHRDDRGAARLSGPLFRDEQPQEPMPTSAPGPDGSQRTDRPQKKSAGRNLRAAIGVGVGLGAVILASLFVYKPVFLGVIAVAVVVGLWELTSRLSERKGISVPLVPLAVGGTAMVVAGYVRGAEGAWVAMALTALAALVWRMTESPENYLRDVTAGVFAAFYVPFLATFVALMLAAKDDGPQRVLTFLLLTVVSDTGAYAIGWRFGKHKLAPRISPGKTREGLFGAVLFAMAAGAVSMELLIKGGAWWQGLLLGLAVAASATLGDLGESMIKRDLGIKDMGTLLPGHGGIMDRLDSLLPTAPVVWLLYVIFVGTG; encoded by the coding sequence ATGAACCAGTCATCCTGGGGGGCCCCGCCCGGCGCCGGCCATGCCGACCCGGCCGGTCGCGCCGGTCGTTGGGGGCCGCCCGACCAGGGACCGACCCCCTCACTCCGTGGGGAGGCGCCACCCGTCCCGGCGGGTCCCGCGCACGAGTGGGCCGAGGCGGCGCAGACTCGGCCCATGCCCATCGTGCCCGACGCGGGCGGACACCAGGAAGACCACCGGGAAGACCGGAACCACCGGGACGACCGGGGGGCCGCTCGGCTGAGCGGCCCCCTCTTCCGCGACGAACAGCCGCAGGAGCCCATGCCCACCTCCGCACCAGGGCCGGACGGCTCGCAGCGCACCGACAGGCCGCAGAAGAAGAGCGCGGGACGGAACCTGCGGGCCGCGATAGGGGTCGGCGTCGGCCTCGGCGCGGTCATCCTCGCCTCGCTCTTCGTCTACAAGCCCGTCTTCCTGGGCGTGATAGCGGTCGCGGTGGTCGTCGGACTGTGGGAACTGACCTCACGGCTGTCGGAGCGCAAGGGCATCAGCGTGCCGCTGGTTCCGCTCGCGGTCGGCGGTACGGCCATGGTCGTCGCGGGCTACGTACGCGGCGCCGAGGGCGCATGGGTGGCGATGGCGCTCACCGCGCTGGCCGCCCTTGTATGGCGCATGACGGAATCCCCGGAGAACTATCTGCGGGACGTCACGGCCGGTGTCTTCGCGGCCTTCTACGTGCCGTTCCTGGCGACGTTCGTGGCCCTGATGCTCGCCGCGAAGGACGACGGCCCGCAGCGGGTGCTGACGTTTCTGCTGCTGACGGTGGTCAGCGACACCGGCGCGTACGCGATCGGCTGGCGCTTCGGCAAGCACAAGCTCGCCCCGCGCATCAGCCCCGGCAAGACCCGCGAGGGGCTGTTCGGCGCGGTGCTGTTCGCCATGGCCGCCGGCGCCGTCTCCATGGAACTGCTGATCAAGGGCGGTGCCTGGTGGCAGGGTCTGCTTCTGGGACTCGCGGTCGCGGCCAGCGCGACTCTCGGCGATCTCGGCGAGTCCATGATCAAGCGGGACCTGGGCATCAAGGACATGGGCACGTTGCTGCCCGGCCACGGCGGGATCATGGACCGGCTGGACTCGCTCCTGCCGACCGCTCCGGTGGTCTGGCTGCTGTACGTGATCTTCGTCGGTACCGGATGA